One window from the genome of Nicotiana tomentosiformis chromosome 5, ASM39032v3, whole genome shotgun sequence encodes:
- the LOC138892956 gene encoding uncharacterized protein — MLKYYDVTILYHPRKANVVADALNRKAVCMGNLAYIPIGERPLASDVQDLANPFVRLDVLEPSRVLACIVARSSLYERIRERQYDDPHLLVLRDTVWHGGAKQVTVGDDRVLRM; from the coding sequence ATGTTGAAGTACTATGAtgtcaccattttgtatcaccctaggaaggccaatgtagtggccgatgccttgaataGAAAGGCAGTGTGTATGGGCAACCTTGCGTACATTCCAATTGgagagagaccgcttgcatcagatgttcaagaTTTGGCCAATccgtttgtgaggttagatgttttagagcccagtcgtgttctagcatGTATAGTCGCTCgttcttccttgtatgagcgcatcagagagcggcagtatgatgaccctcatttgcttgtccttagggacacagtgtggcacggcggtgccaagcaggttactgtggGAGATGATAGggttttgaggatgtag